The genomic region TAATATTCTTGAATTTCACCACGTTGAAGTCGACTCAAAATCACCCTAAAAGAGCTATGTCGATTCAGGGACGACACGATACGCGATGTGTCCGTGTTCAGTCGCCGTTCCTGCTTCAACCGTCCCAATGTCAAGCCAATAAGTGATTTTCTTTTGTGTCCTGTCGAGTGAAACGTTAGCTCCGTCAGCCAGTCCGTCGATAGTAAATGACCCCATCATCTCACTCGCCACTTCGAGTTTCTCGTCTTCATTCAGCGAAGAGTCCGTCTCTTGCTCGATCTCGTCTATGATCTCGGTGATTCTCTGTTTGACTGTCTCGAAACCAATATCACTGTCAATGCGTGGAATTCCCTATGTCATAGTCGTAGATAGGCTCTATTACCCCGAATAATTGCTGAGCGGATTACCGATTCCTCTGTCATCACAGTCTCAGGGGTGGGTTGGCGTTACTACAGCAGGGACTCTCGTATTTACCCAAAGGAAGAATTTGAGGAATCGAGAAGATGTTTGAGACTGATGAGTAAGATTACATCATCAATCGCCGAACATTTGACGCATCATCGGGTGCATCTCCATTAATTGTTCTTCGGCAATTTCCTCATACAGTTTGTATGTAATCGAGACTGTGAGTAAGAGTCCCGTCCCGGAGACGCCACCAATTGTTCCGAGCATATTTGCAAGAACAGCAAGCAATCCAACAAGTCCACCACCGATAACGGTCACTTGTGGGATATATCGCTCCATCACTTTCTCAATCACCTGTGGATTCCGTCGGAATCCAGGGATTTGCATTCCTGAATTCTGGATTTGGCGGGCGGTTGCTTCTGGACCCATACCGGTTGTTTCGACCCAGAAAATGGCGAATACCGCACCCCCAGCAATCATGAATGTAAGATCGATTAACACCCGAGCGATGATAGCAAGCGGCTCTTGTGAAGTAAACCCAAGGAACCACATCCAATCCTGTCGAGACTGAATCGGCGCAAGATACCAAAACAATCCACCGGTAACCTGCCCCTGGGTGTATTCGCCAAGCCATAGCGGCATCCCGCTCCACCAGTTATTAAGAATTTGTCCAAGGAACTGGATGTTCGCCTGTAATGCTCGTACAAGAATCATTGGTAGGACACTTGCATAGATGAGCTTCACCGGGAATCGTCCACGCGCTCCTTTCACATTTGCATGCGCAAGTGGAATTTCAACGCGGACACTCTCAGCATAGACAACAATCCCGAAAATAAACACTGTCGTAATCAGCGCCAAAATCTGACCTTGTCCAAGGAAGACATCCGAAAGCCCACCTGGTGTCAGCGGTGACCCGATATCAACAGCGCCAGTCACGATACCAACCCATGTTGGAATAAAGCCACTTTGTCCACCAAGACTCTGCCAACTAAATAATCCAGCAACAAGTTGCTGACTTACGCCGGCGATAATGAACAATCCAACGCCGGATCCAACCCCCCACTTGCTCACAATTTCATCCATAAACAAGATGAGAATGCCGCCAACAAACATCTGCGCGAAAATGATTGTCTTCACCCCACCTACCCCAACGGCAAGTGAGTCTGCAACTGCCTGACTTGCTGGGAGGAAATTCCCTGCAAATACCATTGGCAATCCAGTCAAGCAGATCATCACAACGACAAGTAGTTTTTGAAGTCCCTGATAGAGAATCTGATCACGTGGGTCATCAGTGTCAAGACCAAGGAGATTCGCACCACCAAGCAACTGAAGCACAATACTTGCTGTCACGATTGGTCCAATCCCTAACTGTAGAATCGACCCTTGTGACCCAGCAAGGATGCTGCGGAATTGCCCATAGAAATCTCCCCCAGCACCGCCTGTCTGTAATCCAAACATTGTGACGTTCGTCAAGAAAAAGTACATGACGAGGATGCCAGCCGTCCATCCTAACTTTTGACGAAACGGCACATGCCCCTCTGGACGCGCAACAGAGGGCATTCGTGTCAATACCGGTTCAGCGGCCTCCTTCCATCCCATAGCTTACTCTTATAGTTAATTTTCGTCGTTACTGTTAGGTTCTTCGTCTTCATCAACAGCAATTGACTTTCCTTGTTCAGTGAGCGTTGCACTGCCACCGGCATCCTCAATCAGCGTTCGTGCGGTATCGGAGAATGCATCAGCAATAACGTGTAACTCCTGTCGAACTTGACCGTCACCAAGTACTTTCGTTATATCTGCACTGTCAGCATCATCAGCAATATCTCGTGCATCGATATGATAGGCACCATCATCAAATTCAGCAGTCTCCTCTGCAACGAACAATGCTGCACCCTCATCGAGTTCCTGAACGGATATTTCTGCAACAGTCCGCTCAGCACCTGGTGGTCGTTTGAATCCGTGTTTCCCAATCGGCTCATAATTATGCTGTTCATGTTTATCACGACCAGCACGACCTCGACCACCACGGTGACCAGCACCGCGGCGATTTTTGTGCGTTCCACCACCATGCGTTCGTGACCCACGCTGTCGTCTTTTCTTTGATGTCATCGCATTGCCTCCAGAAGTTCATTAATTTGATCGGTGTCGTGAACACCGATCTGTCCGCCCTCAGCAGTCGGGTGTTTCTGCCCCCGATGACCACCACGCGGCGGATGTAACCGAAGAACAGGTGATAATCCCTGATCGCGAAGAGTCGTTTCCTCTTCGATAAGTGCAGTTGCAAGTGCATCGAAGTCATCATACTCGGTATGCGCTTCGAGCCACGTTTCATCAACTGTTTCATCACTATTCTCAGATTCAACGCGTCGTTCGAGCACTGTCGAAAGCACCTCAACACTTGGCTCCCCATGTGCGACGTACTCATTCACCTTTGTGATCATGCCGCGATACGTCTCTGTTTCAGGAACGAGCGCGCAATGATTCACTCGGTGAAGATTAAGCATAGCAAGCGTATCTTCAACAGCGCCACTCATATTGACAGGACCACGCAGTTGGATGATCGCTTGCATCACTCAGACACCTCTTGCTCGCGTTGTTTAGCTGCCGCACGACGAGGCGTCCGCGACTGCGAAGCATTTCGAAGTGCATTATATGTTGCTTTTGCAAGATTAACTGTCGTTCGAGTGTTTCCATTCGAACGCGTCCACGCATCTTCAACGCCTGCAAGTTCAAGAATATTACTCACAGTCTCAGCAGCCGCCAACCCAAGTCCTTGCGGGGCGGGCATCACTTCAACTGTCACCGACCCAGCCTTACCCTCGGCATTTCGGGTCAACGAATTGACGCCGCCAGCAGAATCTTCCCATGACCCAGAGCCACGATCAACGGAGATAAGATTTAATTTTGCAACGTCAATCGCTTTTTGAATTGCGGAACCAACTTGATCATCACGTCCCTCGGCATAACCAAGGAATCCATTGCGATTTCCGATTGCGACAACACAACGGAATTTCACGCGTCGACCAGAATCAGTCATCCGTTGAACCATGTTAATATCGAGCACCTCGTCGTCCAATCCAGGGAGTAACTGATCAACGAGTTCTGGTTCCTTGAGTGGAAGTCCGGAATTAAGCGCTTGTTCCATTGACGTTACATCGCCATCTTGTACCATACGACCAAGTCGTGTGCGCGGTGTCCAGCCGTCGCTGTTTCGTTGACTCTGGCTCATTCGTTATCACCCACTGATTGGGAATTATTATTATCTGTATCCGCGTCGGTGTTCATAGTTATATCTGTGTCTTGTATGGTCTCAAGCACCGTATCGAAATGCTCTGGAAGTGTCGTTGCATCAAAGTCGCTGTTATACAGCGGCTCATCGCGCTGCTCGGCATAGGCGGCGATATGCTCGCCACGGTTACGCGACCAGTCTGCAAGCACTGACTCATTATGTGGGATTGAGACACCCGCATCAATTGCTCCTTCCTGGACAACAAACACCTTGTTACCGGGTGTTGCTGTGTTCAATCCAATATCGAGGACAGCCTCATCGAGATCTGCTTCAATAGCACGCATTCCTGCAAGGTATCCGGTGAGATACGCACTTGGAAGGTTCCCTGTTGGTGCCTCCCAACCGTACTCACTCAGATGCTCTGAGGAAGCGGCTACGTGTGTTTCATCGCCATCCGGACCAGGTGTTATCAGCTGCGCCCTAACATGCCGGTTGCTCACACGAGCAACAAGGCGTGGCTTACCAGATTTTAGCAGGCGCAACCTCTGGTGGTAATCAGTCCGGACCTCGCGACGACGTCGCATCGGTACTTTGTATCGTGGTCCTGTTGCCATTATTCAATCACTATCTCCACATCATAGTTGCTGTCAATATACGCTTCAAGCCGGGCGACATCTTCGAATTCCCCGCCGGACGCCTTATTATATACCTCGCGATACTGTGTCGGCGTCAGTGGACCGTCGTCGCGAAGTTCACGAAGTCGACGGCGTTGTGCTCGAATTCGGCTCACCCATTCGTCTTTTTCGTTTTTTCGACCGCCAGAGCGTCCTTTCCGGGACCCTGGACCTTTGCGGTGTCCATATGCCCGTTTTTCCGCTCGGCTTCGAGCGCGACCCTTCGAGTTGCTCTTTGCATCCTCTGCGCGGATGATCCCTTGGTCAA from Haloquadratum walsbyi C23 harbors:
- a CDS encoding 50S ribosomal protein L30, with amino-acid sequence MQAIIQLRGPVNMSGAVEDTLAMLNLHRVNHCALVPETETYRGMITKVNEYVAHGEPSVEVLSTVLERRVESENSDETVDETWLEAHTEYDDFDALATALIEEETTLRDQGLSPVLRLHPPRGGHRGQKHPTAEGGQIGVHDTDQINELLEAMR
- a CDS encoding 50S ribosomal protein L18: MATGPRYKVPMRRRREVRTDYHQRLRLLKSGKPRLVARVSNRHVRAQLITPGPDGDETHVAASSEHLSEYGWEAPTGNLPSAYLTGYLAGMRAIEADLDEAVLDIGLNTATPGNKVFVVQEGAIDAGVSIPHNESVLADWSRNRGEHIAAYAEQRDEPLYNSDFDATTLPEHFDTVLETIQDTDITMNTDADTDNNNSQSVGDNE
- a CDS encoding 50S ribosomal protein L19e, which codes for MTDLKAQRRMAADVLSVGKSRIWFDPDEQGEIAEAITREDIRELVDQGIIRAEDAKSNSKGRARSRAEKRAYGHRKGPGSRKGRSGGRKNEKDEWVSRIRAQRRRLRELRDDGPLTPTQYREVYNKASGGEFEDVARLEAYIDSNYDVEIVIE
- a CDS encoding uL15m family ribosomal protein, with the protein product MTSKKRRQRGSRTHGGGTHKNRRGAGHRGGRGRAGRDKHEQHNYEPIGKHGFKRPPGAERTVAEISVQELDEGAALFVAEETAEFDDGAYHIDARDIADDADSADITKVLGDGQVRQELHVIADAFSDTARTLIEDAGGSATLTEQGKSIAVDEDEEPNSNDEN
- a CDS encoding 30S ribosomal protein S5 — encoded protein: MSQSQRNSDGWTPRTRLGRMVQDGDVTSMEQALNSGLPLKEPELVDQLLPGLDDEVLDINMVQRMTDSGRRVKFRCVVAIGNRNGFLGYAEGRDDQVGSAIQKAIDVAKLNLISVDRGSGSWEDSAGGVNSLTRNAEGKAGSVTVEVMPAPQGLGLAAAETVSNILELAGVEDAWTRSNGNTRTTVNLAKATYNALRNASQSRTPRRAAAKQREQEVSE
- the secY gene encoding preprotein translocase subunit SecY; the encoded protein is MGWKEAAEPVLTRMPSVARPEGHVPFRQKLGWTAGILVMYFFLTNVTMFGLQTGGAGGDFYGQFRSILAGSQGSILQLGIGPIVTASIVLQLLGGANLLGLDTDDPRDQILYQGLQKLLVVVMICLTGLPMVFAGNFLPASQAVADSLAVGVGGVKTIIFAQMFVGGILILFMDEIVSKWGVGSGVGLFIIAGVSQQLVAGLFSWQSLGGQSGFIPTWVGIVTGAVDIGSPLTPGGLSDVFLGQGQILALITTVFIFGIVVYAESVRVEIPLAHANVKGARGRFPVKLIYASVLPMILVRALQANIQFLGQILNNWWSGMPLWLGEYTQGQVTGGLFWYLAPIQSRQDWMWFLGFTSQEPLAIIARVLIDLTFMIAGGAVFAIFWVETTGMGPEATARQIQNSGMQIPGFRRNPQVIEKVMERYIPQVTVIGGGLVGLLAVLANMLGTIGGVSGTGLLLTVSITYKLYEEIAEEQLMEMHPMMRQMFGD